The genomic stretch TCGCGGGTTCGCGGCGTGCTAACTCCCCATACCTTCAACTACCCATAGGGTATGGACGATGAAAAAGCTCATTCTGGCGCTCGCCGCTACGCTCACCACGCTTGCTGCCGTTGCTCCGGCATATGCGGACGACTATCACCACCATCACCCGGTTTGCCATAAGGTGAAGGTGCATGGTCATTGGGAAAAGCGCTGTCATTGAGGCGTCATTGAGCGCTGAACTCGCTGCGGTCACGAAGGCCCATCGAATGAAGATTCGATGGGCCTTTTATCGTCAGACGATGCTTTTTACCGCGTAACGAGTTCGCGAATTACCGTGTCGAGCGCCACTTCGCCCTTGAGCGACGTGGCCGGCGTTTCGAATTCGATCCAGCCTTCGTTGAAGCCGTCGAGCATCTGCATGCGCGGCAACGGATTGTTCATTCCTTGAGCGCGAAATAGCGCGTCCCACTCGCCGCGCGCGACCGTTTCCATCCGCACCGGTTGGTCCAACGCCTCGGCGAACGCCGTGGCGAGTTCGTTGGGCGTGACGCGCCGGGGCCCCTCGAGCTCGACCACGCGTGCGCCTTGCCACGTTTCCAGCAGCAATTGCGCGGCCACGCGGCCAATGTCGGCGGTGGCGACCATCGGCACGGGCTTGTCGAGCGGTTGCAGGAAGCTCGGGATCACGCCCGTGGTGCGCGCCGGTTCGACGTCCCACACGGCGTTTTCGTAAAACCACGCGGCGCGCAGGAACGCGACCGGCATGGGCAGACTACGCAGCGCGTCTTCCATGAGACCGAGTTGCTTGAGCAGATTCGGCTGCGTGGCCTGTGCGCCGATAGTCGACAACACGACCACGCGTTCCGGCCTGGCCGCGATCAGCGCGTCGCGCAGCGCGGCGATATTGCGCTTCGATTCGGCGAAATCGGGCGCGGGATCGAATACCGGCGGCAACAGCACGAACACGCCGCGCGTGCCTGCGAAGGCGCGCTGCAAGGCGTGGGCGTCGTGCATGTCGGCGAGCGCGACCTCGCAACCGCGCGCGGCCCACGCCGCGCCTTTTTCCGCGCTGCGCACCACGGCGCGTACCGCTTGACCCTGTGCGATGAGGCGCTGCGCCACCACGCCGCCAACCTGACCGGTAATGCCTGTAATTGCAAACATATGCGTTGCTCCCGTGCGAAAACCATGAATGAACTTGCGTTCGACGGGGTGAATTGTGGGCGCATGCCATGCCTTACGCCATGACATGAGTATCATATGAGTCATGACACAACGGCATGAATCCCGTACGAAGCATGCCGTGCACTTCAGGAGCGGAACATGGCTTTCGACGAACGCGTACTCAACGGCATGGGCGTGATGACGGCCATTGTCGACAGCGGCAGTTTCGCCAGCGCGGCGGAACGGCTCGACATGTCGCAATCGGGCGTGAGCCGCTCGGTGGCGCGCCTGGAGGCGCGTCTCGGTATACGGCTTTTCGACCGTACCACGCGCACGCTCACGCTCACCGACGAAGGGCGGCGCCTCTACGAGCAGGTCGTGCCCTTGCTCGACGGCCTGGAAGAAGCCGCCTCCTCGGCGGCGGGCGGCGCGACCGCGGTGCGCGGCCGTTTGCGCGTGAACGTGGACCCGTTCTTTTCGAAGATCGTGCTGAGCCCGCGCATTGGCCAGTTCATCGAGCGTTACCCCGACCTGCAACTGGACTTGATGACGCGCGATCAACTCGGCGACATGGTCGCCGAAGGCTTCGATCTCGCCATACGCTTCGGCGTGCCGCGCCCGTCCACGCTCGTCGCGCGCAAGCTGCTGGAGACGCGCATCGTCACCGCGGCCTCGCCCGCGTATCTCAAGAAGCGCGGGCGGCCGCTCAAGCCCGCGGATCTCGAACGCGAGCCGCATCAATGCATTCAATACCGCGACCCGGAAACGGGCCGGC from Paraburkholderia acidisoli encodes the following:
- a CDS encoding LysR family transcriptional regulator, with protein sequence MAFDERVLNGMGVMTAIVDSGSFASAAERLDMSQSGVSRSVARLEARLGIRLFDRTTRTLTLTDEGRRLYEQVVPLLDGLEEAASSAAGGATAVRGRLRVNVDPFFSKIVLSPRIGQFIERYPDLQLDLMTRDQLGDMVAEGFDLAIRFGVPRPSTLVARKLLETRIVTAASPAYLKKRGRPLKPADLEREPHQCIQYRDPETGRPFVWEFHRPRKKIAIDARGRLMLNDVSTLHGACLAGHGIAQIMALGTQPLFESGRLVDLFPDWPDERFPLYALYPSRRHPSAKVRAFLDFIVKITGAPLNDTPWY
- a CDS encoding NmrA family NAD(P)-binding protein: MFAITGITGQVGGVVAQRLIAQGQAVRAVVRSAEKGAAWAARGCEVALADMHDAHALQRAFAGTRGVFVLLPPVFDPAPDFAESKRNIAALRDALIAARPERVVVLSTIGAQATQPNLLKQLGLMEDALRSLPMPVAFLRAAWFYENAVWDVEPARTTGVIPSFLQPLDKPVPMVATADIGRVAAQLLLETWQGARVVELEGPRRVTPNELATAFAEALDQPVRMETVARGEWDALFRAQGMNNPLPRMQMLDGFNEGWIEFETPATSLKGEVALDTVIRELVTR